The proteins below are encoded in one region of Solidesulfovibrio sp.:
- the thiE gene encoding thiamine phosphate synthase — protein MSRPPFDLGVYLVTDRPALLGRDLLEVVAAAVAGGASLVQLREKAAATREFVELARAVLAVTRPRGVPLLVNDRLDVALAAGADGVHVGQDDMHPADVRALLGPDALIGLSVTGEAETRAAAGLPVDYLGAGPVFATATKKDAGAPQGLAGLSRMVALAQVPVVAIGAITLANAASVLATGVAGLAVVSAVCSAADPAVAAAALRRIVRERA, from the coding sequence ATGAGCCGGCCCCCCTTCGACCTGGGCGTCTACCTGGTCACGGACCGGCCGGCGCTTCTGGGACGCGACCTGCTGGAGGTGGTGGCGGCGGCCGTGGCCGGCGGGGCGAGCCTGGTGCAGTTGCGCGAAAAGGCCGCGGCCACCCGGGAATTCGTGGAACTGGCCCGGGCGGTCCTGGCCGTCACGCGGCCGCGCGGCGTGCCGCTGCTGGTCAACGACCGCCTGGACGTGGCCCTGGCCGCCGGGGCCGACGGGGTCCACGTGGGCCAGGACGACATGCATCCGGCCGATGTCCGGGCGCTGCTCGGCCCCGATGCCCTTATCGGCCTGTCGGTGACGGGCGAGGCGGAAACGCGCGCCGCCGCCGGGTTGCCCGTGGACTATCTGGGCGCCGGGCCGGTCTTCGCCACGGCCACCAAGAAGGACGCCGGCGCGCCCCAGGGGCTTGCGGGCCTCTCGCGCATGGTCGCCCTGGCCCAGGTGCCGGTGGTGGCCATCGGCGCCATCACGCTGGCCAATGCCGCCTCGGTCCTGGCCACGGGCGTGGCCGGGCTGGCCGTGGTCTCGGCGGTGTGTTCGGCCGCCGATCCGGCCGTAGCGGCGGCGGCCCTGCGGCGCATCGTCCGGGAGCGGGCCTAG